Genomic window (Marinobacter szutsaonensis):
AGATCAAAGGCAGTGGCCCGGGCGGCCTGATCACCAACGACGATGTCCACCGCCAGGCCAGCCACCAGAAAAAACTGGGCGACGCCGAACCCCTCCGGGGCACCCGCCGAACTATGGCCAAGAACATGGCACAGTCCCATGCCCAGGTAGTGCCGGTTTCCATCTTCGAGGATGTGGACATCGGCGCCTGGAAAAAAGGCACCGACATCACCATGCGCCTGGTCCAGGCCATCGGCACCGCCTGCGAAGCCTGCCCCGAACTCAACTGCTGGTTCGATGGCGACAACCTTACTCGGCGGTTACTGGAAGAAGTACACGTGGGCATTGCCGTGGACACCCCCGATGGCCTGTTCGTGCCCGTGCTCCGGGATATCACCCATCGCAGTCTCAAGGACCTGAGAAAGGGCCTGGAGAACCTGAGGGAAGCTGTCGCCACCCGCAAGATTCCACCCAAAGAAATGCAGGGCGCAACGATCACCCTATCCAACTTCGGCACCATGACCGGGCAATACGCCAACCCGATCATCATCCCGCCGCAAGTGGCCATCATCGGGTCCGGAAGCATCCGGGACAAGGTTGTGCCCGTGGACGGCAAACCCGCAGTCCGAAAGGTCTTGCCACTGTCGCTGACCTTTGACCACCGCGCCGCCACTGGCGGGGAAGCTTCCCGGTTCCTCGGGGCTATGATGGAAGCGCTCTCCAGGGCATAACACCACAAAGCTGCGACTATTTGCCGCACGCTGCCACTTGGCACGCGTACCAGACCTTCCTATGCTGGCACTAACCCGTTTACCCATTGAAAGGATCCACCCGATGAAGAAAGGCCTGAGCATCCTGCTTCTGTGCATGGCCACACTGGCCCCCACCGCCTTCGCCGCTGATTACCAGAGCGGTGATGTGAAGATCGAAAACCCCTGGAGCCGCCCGACACCGCCTGGCACCCCCATGGGCGTGGGCTACATGAGCATCACCAACAACGGTGACAGCGACATCACCCTCGTGGCCGCCGAAACACCTCGCGCCGGCCACATCTCCATCCACGAAACCAGCATGAAAGCCGGTGTGATGCGAATGCAGCCCGTGAAGGGCGGCCTGGTGGTACCGGCGGGTGAAACCGTCGAACTCAAACCCCATAGCTACCACCTGATGCTGGAGAAGCTGACCCAACCCCTGGCAGAAGGCGAAAACATCCCGGTTACGCTGGATTTTGAAGGCGCCGAAGACATGGCCATCGAGCTGGCAGTGCAGCCTCTGGACGGCGGCATGAAGATGGAGAAAAAGGAAATGGACCACTCCGGGCACCAGATGGGTGATTGACGCCAACCGCTGATTCTCGGATTCATTTTATCCCGCACTATCCCCCGAAGACCGGAGTTATGCGAACGAAGGCGTCTAGCTCCGGGATTCTCCTCTCAACTCTCTGATCCCCCCGCAGCTTTTGACCTCTTTCCCGGAATTAGTTGAACACTACAGATCTTGTGCACAAACAGAAACGTAATATTGTGTGTGCCCCCTGGCTTGTCTGTGTGCCCAAACTGGAGCGTAAATGAAAAACTTCATCGGTTTAACGTTGGTTATATTTGTACAAGTGTTTTTCGTTCAAACCGCAATTGGAGAAGAATCACGGACGGCCTTGGTGCCATTGCCCTCGGTTGATGACTTCACCAGAGGCGAAGATGGCTGGGGAGTAGGGCTTGGTTTGGGTATTGAGTACGAGTCCGCCTACGAAGGGTCTGATGAATATGAGCTGGAGGTCGATCCTGCTGGCGCAGTGCAATGGCGAAATGGAAATGATATCTACTATTGGGCAGGTGCGGCACTCGGCTGGCGGGGACTTCGATCTCAAGCCTGGCTATTTGACGTGGCTGTGGCTTTCCCTTTCGAAGAGGGTCGTGAAGAGAGTGATTCCGAGGACGGTCGGTTGGACGGGCTCGGTGATATCGACGGGAGCACTGAAATCGTTTTGCAGGCGCGTCATGCACTCGATTCGGACTGGCGTTATTGGCTAGATGGACGACTTATTGCCAGCGAAGACGGAAGCCTTGGTATTTTTGGGGCTGGTCGTCGTTTCGGTGATCAAACAGATGGCACGGGGTCTGATCTGAGTCTTGTTCTGGTTTTTCACGATAGCGATTATGCCAATCGAGATTTTGGTATTAACTCAGAACAGGCAGTTAATTCCGGGCTGGCTGAAACCGATCTCGACGGTGGCTTTCGCTCTATCGGGCTAAACTATACTTTCCGTTATTTTGTAAGCGACAACTGGCAGCTATATGGCGAGGCGCTATACGAGCACTACAGTAGCGATGTCAGGGATAGCCCAATTGCGCGCAGCGATTATGAAGCGGAAGTGGGTGTTGGAGCCATCTACGTATTCTGAATCTGGATCAAATATCCCGTGTCGCGGATCTTGGGCTATGCACGGAGGCATCATGAAACCGCGGATCAGTATGATTACCTTGGGCGTGAGCGATCTGCAGCGTTCGATCGAGTTCTATGAAAAAGGACTTGGCTTTCCTCGAATGGATTCCCCTCCGGAAGTGGCATTTTTTACCTTGAACGGCACCTGGTTAGGTTTGTACGGACGTGACGCTCTTGCCGAGGATGCGTTGGTAGATGGGGCTTCTGGAGGCTTTGCAGGATTCAGTCTGGCGCACAATGTTAGCTCTGAGCGAGAAGTCGATCAGGTAATGGCCCAAGGAATTTCAGCGGGTGCCGTGGTCACTAAGCCCGCCCAGAAGACCGACTGGGGTGGCTACGCAGGTTACTTCTCTGACCCCGATGGCTACCTGTGGGAGATCGCTCACAACCCGCTTTTCTGGGTGGGGCCGCCGGATGAACCTGCATAATCAAACCCGGCAGTACGCTGCCTCCGGAACTCCCTGACAGGCCGCCGTACCTTGCGGCAGGTATATGAACGAAGGCAAATTAGGGAAGGTTAGCGGAATCATCCTGGGGATGAGTTTTTTGGCTTCGGGATATGGGGCGTCGTATTTCAATATCGCTTTCCCTTTGGGAGTGCGCCAGGTCATCAAGAAACGGCATGAGAGGGGGGGGTGAGATGAAAACACTGACTATTCGGTGGCAGCGCCTGGTCGATGACCAGGGCAGAACCTGCGACCGCTGCGGCGCTACGGAAAGCGCTGTAGAGGGGGCTGTTCAAAAGCTTCAGCGCGCTCTCAGGGAATTAGGGATAGACGTTGTCTTGGAAAAGCACACGGTTGATCGTGCCACCTTTGATAAAGACCCCCTGCAGTCCAATCGTATCTGGATTGGCGGCAAGCCGCTCGAAGAGTGGTTGTCGGCAACGACTGGCCGGAGCCAATGCTGTTCTACCTGCGGCGAGGCGGAGTGTCGGACGGTGACGGTCGGCGGAGAGACCTACGAAGCCATTCCCCCTCAACTGATCTTGAAGGCTGGACTCATGGCGGGTGCACACCTGCTCGATGCTGAATTGCCGGAAGAGTGTGGCCCTGTATCATGCGCACCGAAAGATAGCGGTGGCTGTTGCCCCTCATCTTAAAGGAGCGACAATGAAACTTTCTGGCGGATTGCGGTATTTGGGCGCGCTTTGTCTGTGCTTGTCCGGTCTTGCCAACGCCGAGCCTGAACCGGTGTTTGATTTATGCGCGCCCTACGTGGAGAAATCTGCGGTGGGTGAGTTGGCAGCCCAGGGCGGGTGGCCAGTTTATGTCGGACTGACAGAGGCCGGAGCCGAGAGCTTTAAAGCATTCACCAGGGAAAATGCTGGAAAAACAATCCGCGTTCAAGCGGGCGCTCGCCAGTTTGCCAGATTCAAAATATGGATGCCTCTTGATAGCCGTAGGCTAGGCGGGCATTTTGTTTCCCGGGAAGAAGCTCGGGCTTGGCAGCGGATTCTGGAAGACGATTTGCCATCAGGTCCGTGTGGTGTCAGGTGAGGAATGCCTTCCTTGCAAACATTCCTGTTTTAGTTGTACTGCTGAATTTTTGTAGCGACTCATCCCGATGGTTATTGCCGTCCATGTCTGTGTGACGCGGTCGACATATCTGAGGCGCAGCAGTTTTTCATGTTGCCAGTAATTGTTAGCTTCATGCTTATAACCGTTATCTATAACGTGACAGCTTCTCAAGGATGGCTCCATGATGCATTTTTACAAGAGGTCGATTCTCTGGGTATCTTTTTCTGTTGTGCTGACTGCGTGTGGCGGCGGCGGTGGCAGTGACGGATCTGATTCTGTCAGTGCTGGCAGTGGGGGAGGTGGGGGTAGTTCATCAGACTCCGAACCCCCAACCGTTGTTTCGACCTCCCCTTCTATGGCTCAAGAAGCCGTACCACTTGGTTCAACCCTATCCGTCACCTTCAATGAACCTGTCGATCTGACATCTGTAAGAGCCAGTTTCCATCTTACGGAATCCGGAGGCAGCCCTGTTTTTGGCGATGTAAATTTGCAAAACAGTGGCAAGACTGCGCTGTTTACACCCGATTCACCCTTGCTCGAATACACCGAATATCAAGCGAACATCTTGGCATTTGACAGTGCGCTTAACCCTATGCCTGCCGCTTATGTCTGGTCATTTCGGACGCAGGATCTGACCGCGCCCACTACGACTCCGTCGCAGACGACCGGGCTCTTCAAGGCAGAGCTTGACGTTACCTTGAGCTGTGACGATGGAGCCGGGTCCGGTTGCGCGTATACCTACTACTCGCTTGATGGCAGTGCGCCGTCCAAACCGTACGCCGGTCCCATCCGCATAGGTGGGGGCAAGACGATACTACGTTTCTATTCCGTCGATAATGCTGGTCGGGCCGAGCAGGAAGTGCAGGAGGTATACACGATTGACCTGACGCCACCGGAAATACTAAAGCCGACGGCTCCCCTGGCGGATGCGACCAGTGTGCCGCGCACTTCCGATGTGGTGGTGACGTTCAGCGAAGCGATTGATCCGGCGTCCATCAGCGAAGGCAGTTTTTATCTGGATAACGGCATGCCAGGCCAGGTCAGCTATGACGAAGTGACCTACACAGCGACCTTGGATCCGCTGGTTCGTCTTGAGTGTGGCACGGTATATCAAGCGACCCTGGGAACCGGGATTGCCGATCTGGCTGGCAATACTCTGGCGGCGCCAGAGCAGTTTTCATTCACTGTGACATCGGACTGTGTTGCCCCGCAAACCACCGGGTCTGAGGTGCCGGGTTACCATACCGGTACATCGCTTGATGTGGTGTTGAGCTGTACCGATGCCACCTCCGGGTGTGCCCGGCTGGTGTACACCACTGATGGCAGTAATCCCTCAGTCTCCCCCCTCAACGGTACGTTGGTCGAG
Coding sequences:
- a CDS encoding dihydrolipoamide acetyltransferase family protein, with the protein product MKNFKLPDLGEGLPEAEIVEWHVKVGDTVEVDQTLVSVETAKAIVDVPSPEAGTIAKLYGEPGDIIHTGEPLLAFEGEGSDSGTVVGELKTSGKDDRGQAGQEQFIIGAAPSSKRARANRATPGVRALAERLGVNLEQIKGSGPGGLITNDDVHRQASHQKKLGDAEPLRGTRRTMAKNMAQSHAQVVPVSIFEDVDIGAWKKGTDITMRLVQAIGTACEACPELNCWFDGDNLTRRLLEEVHVGIAVDTPDGLFVPVLRDITHRSLKDLRKGLENLREAVATRKIPPKEMQGATITLSNFGTMTGQYANPIIIPPQVAIIGSGSIRDKVVPVDGKPAVRKVLPLSLTFDHRAATGGEASRFLGAMMEALSRA
- a CDS encoding copper chaperone PCu(A)C; its protein translation is MKKGLSILLLCMATLAPTAFAADYQSGDVKIENPWSRPTPPGTPMGVGYMSITNNGDSDITLVAAETPRAGHISIHETSMKAGVMRMQPVKGGLVVPAGETVELKPHSYHLMLEKLTQPLAEGENIPVTLDFEGAEDMAIELAVQPLDGGMKMEKKEMDHSGHQMGD
- a CDS encoding MipA/OmpV family protein; this translates as MKNFIGLTLVIFVQVFFVQTAIGEESRTALVPLPSVDDFTRGEDGWGVGLGLGIEYESAYEGSDEYELEVDPAGAVQWRNGNDIYYWAGAALGWRGLRSQAWLFDVAVAFPFEEGREESDSEDGRLDGLGDIDGSTEIVLQARHALDSDWRYWLDGRLIASEDGSLGIFGAGRRFGDQTDGTGSDLSLVLVFHDSDYANRDFGINSEQAVNSGLAETDLDGGFRSIGLNYTFRYFVSDNWQLYGEALYEHYSSDVRDSPIARSDYEAEVGVGAIYVF
- a CDS encoding VOC family protein, translating into MKPRISMITLGVSDLQRSIEFYEKGLGFPRMDSPPEVAFFTLNGTWLGLYGRDALAEDALVDGASGGFAGFSLAHNVSSEREVDQVMAQGISAGAVVTKPAQKTDWGGYAGYFSDPDGYLWEIAHNPLFWVGPPDEPA
- a CDS encoding DUF2703 domain-containing protein codes for the protein MKTLTIRWQRLVDDQGRTCDRCGATESAVEGAVQKLQRALRELGIDVVLEKHTVDRATFDKDPLQSNRIWIGGKPLEEWLSATTGRSQCCSTCGEAECRTVTVGGETYEAIPPQLILKAGLMAGAHLLDAELPEECGPVSCAPKDSGGCCPSS